The Cydia splendana chromosome 7, ilCydSple1.2, whole genome shotgun sequence genome contains the following window.
tgcgactgctgacactgagcgagaaggaaataacaattaacacgcgttcgacaaggatgacggttagggcatgaagttatctagatccgaattgtcaaatgtccacagagctatcctgtgttgccagtagtataaacagaattacccgaaagtctgaaatttctttcgtgaatcggaagatattgctaacgagtaattaaaaaagacgtgttattgtaaaatttaagctaaaatacatataaatgaaaattataaaattataaagaaatattttaacttattaaccataggtataatgtacccatgtaacatgttatgttgaaataaagtggcaatctTATTGTgtcgtaatcgcgtgtcactctgggaatggaagaccatgttttattagaccatgcctgAAGCTGAAGCCTACTAAGTAACCTATTATATGTAAAAGAAGCTTTTTCCAAAATGAATTAAAAGTAATTCATCTGTCTGTCAGGTGAACATATGATAGGTACTTTCAAAGTACTGAAAGTTCCTAATCCGAAAAGAAAAACAAATCTTTTGTAACTAAAAGGATGTGGATCAAATTGGCTATATTATTTCTTAACACCATATATGTTTTCACTGAAATGGGTAAACGATCAAATGCTATAGAACAGTCTTTATTAGCCCCAGTGGCTATTATATCCGTGTATGTTTTTATGGGAACGGAACTCATCGGCGAGATGTTGAAACATAAGCCATCCCGGTTTATCCAGTGCTACGTGCTGATCGTTTGTACAAGTCTTCAAATTTCCCTTGCTGTTATGATTTTAAAGGAATACTCCAAGGGATCATCTAGTAGGAAATTACCAGCGGAAAGTGCACGCATAGTCGTAACTATATTGATACCATTTGTGATGATTCTGCTCTttgttattgaatttattgagaTCGTAATGAACATATATACTGAGTATGGGGAGTCTCGTGATTCGGAACAGAATTCAGACAGACGCAGCCCTGGAAAACAAACTATCCGTACGACTTTAAGAAACATTTTACAAGATTGTGCTGGCTAagttaatttgtaattttcaatgatgtgttcccatctCATTTTGTCGGTAACTTCCGTATTTTCAGTACaaatacaaaaagtactgaagcTGACTGAAGTAGGATTACTAATCAATATCtgccaaaaaaaatctttatttcagaacaTTTTAAATTTCATAAAACATTGTTAGTGCCCTTAGTTACAGCTACAtgataatacaataaaatattttttaataatttgcataagtaatattttgacaaagaaatcaatatatataaattaagattaattgaaataaaatgtgATGGGAACAGATTATTCACTAGGTACATCTGTACTAACTTTGactaatattgttttatttgatttaactgagcaataaataattattgtatttGTGAATAATTTTACTACATACTTGATACTTGCCAATTATTAAAAGAATTCAAAGTTTAATCTTAGCAGATTAGCAGCATGCAAAGTCCTTTGAGTCCTAACTAAGAACCACAACATTCTGGAACATCCACAAAATCCAAAATAGTTCTCACACTAAATAAAAAGTGACTGAGGTCCAGCTCCAGTGCCCTAGGAGCCAAGTTTTTCAAGATTGCATATACTCAAGAAATTGAACTAGTATGGCATGAACTGTAAATGCAGATgccattttgaatttaatacagttagaaaaagattGATAGTGTACCTCACGCATGAGATACTGTCACAACACTCCTGTGCCCACTGATCACTTGTCTTTTTCTctagaaacttgtgaaataattttttttttaccgtcTTAGAAAGTTTAGAAACTTTTCAACCTACTTTCTTAGCAGTGGTAATgtaatgtaatcttataattattttattgtgttacaTTGCAAATATTCCTCTTTATAACCACAAGGATCTTACCTACTACCTGCTACTACTTAAAAATGGgatgtaaaaaaaacacaaattacttaatttacaaatatatttcaaTGATACCCTAGATCTTGTATAACCAGCAATCCATAGCTTGGAAGCTGCATGGGACTTACAAATTATAATTACATCATTTCCTTAAAGATTGTCAACCCCTACCCTTACTCCTAGTAAAATCTACTAGACATGGGTGAAAAAGAACAAATCAAATCATTTAGTCACAAAATACTTTCAATCATTTCTGGGCTATCAATAAAAATTACAGTTATTTTCTGATGCATCGAAGAAagcaaggtgctcacaaatactATCATAATGTTTAGATCATTTTGTGCACTCTGTCTAGTACATTTAATTTTATGAAGGTAAAACAAATAAGGGTTAAAACATTGAAACTTTGAATGTTATTCTTAGAGTCAACTTTGTTAAAATGAAACTGTCAGTAAATCCAGGTCAATGTTTCTAATGAGTTATGGTGGTTTAAATTATCGTCTTTCACTCACTTTAAACTTCTGCTATTTGTTCATAGGCGGGCCGTTCATTAACGGTGGTCGCATCTGACCCATGGGACCCATGGGGCCCATAGGGCCCATACCCATCATCATTGGCGGTCGCATTCCCATCATAGGCGGCATTGGGCCGTGCGGTCCCATCATCATGTGAGGCGCCATCGGTCCTCCGGGACCCATAGCGGGCGGCGGCAACATGCCAGGCGGGCCTCCTGGTGTAGGCACGGGCGGTCGCGGTCCTCCCGGGCCCATTACTGAGGGATCCCATGGCGGGGGAATAGCAGCACCTTTACCGCCAAACGGATTCTGTGCAATCTTTCCAGCTTTAAATGCAGCGGTTGTAGCGTCTATGAGATGTTGAGCTTGCTCCTCCATCCATTTTTGGTAGTAAAATTTCACGTTATCCTTATGCTTTCGGCCGGTACAATGTGTTTTCCTCACACTAGGTGAATCGTGAGTTAAATATGTGTCACAATAATCGCAGTAATACTTTGGCATCTTGTATTACACTAGAAGTTTCTATGTATACTGTAATTAACCATCAAAATGCAACCTAAAATCGCACTCGACGAAAGAACGCTTGCATTGCAAACACGAATGTCAGTTGAATTGACAGATCGATTTTAGTGTTGCCATGTTTATTTCACATAATGTAATGTCCAAATTAGacgaaaataaaactagaattaaaattattttcatttacTAGTTTTCTCGAAGAATTAA
Protein-coding sequences here:
- the LOC134792244 gene encoding U1 small nuclear ribonucleoprotein C, with protein sequence MPKYYCDYCDTYLTHDSPSVRKTHCTGRKHKDNVKFYYQKWMEEQAQHLIDATTAAFKAGKIAQNPFGGKGAAIPPPWDPSVMGPGGPRPPVPTPGGPPGMLPPPAMGPGGPMAPHMMMGPHGPMPPMMGMRPPMMMGMGPMGPMGPMGQMRPPLMNGPPMNK